One window from the genome of Desertifilum tharense IPPAS B-1220 encodes:
- a CDS encoding LptF/LptG family permease, translated as MTFSSSKTKPKSFYWPIPRISVMDRYIATEFISPFLFGVGAFSSVGVAIGALFELMREVTDGLPISIAIKVFFLQLPYFISLAFPMSVLLAALLAYGRLSSDSELIALRSCGISIYRLAAPALALSLVITGLTFAFNELVVPAAKYEATLTLRRALNRERPEFRENNIFYPEYGRVQQADGESANVLTRLFYAEQFDGKRMKGLTIVDRSQRNLNQILVAESALWNIQENTWDFFNGTIYLVAPDGSYRNIVKFDQQQLQLPRAPLDLAARGRDYGEMNIAQSLDYLQVIRLSGDDKKIRKLKIRIQQRFALPFACLAFGLMGAALGVRPQRTNRTTGFGISVLVVFFYYLLMSIGDALGLTGAITPWMGAWLPTGTGLGIGLFLLWRIAR; from the coding sequence ATGACCTTTTCCTCCTCCAAAACCAAACCCAAATCGTTTTACTGGCCGATCCCGCGCATTTCCGTCATGGATCGCTACATCGCCACCGAATTTATCAGCCCGTTCTTATTTGGGGTGGGTGCATTCTCCTCCGTTGGCGTTGCCATTGGGGCCTTATTTGAACTGATGCGAGAAGTCACCGACGGTTTACCCATCTCCATCGCCATCAAAGTCTTCTTCCTGCAACTGCCCTACTTTATCTCGCTCGCCTTTCCCATGTCCGTGCTGTTGGCCGCCTTACTGGCCTACGGCCGGCTTTCTAGCGATAGCGAACTCATCGCCCTCCGCAGTTGTGGCATCAGCATTTACCGCCTCGCCGCACCCGCCCTCGCCCTCAGCTTAGTTATCACAGGTCTCACCTTTGCCTTCAACGAACTGGTGGTTCCCGCCGCCAAATATGAAGCCACCCTCACCCTCAGACGCGCCTTAAACCGAGAACGGCCGGAATTTCGAGAAAATAACATCTTTTACCCAGAATACGGTCGCGTGCAACAAGCCGATGGCGAAAGCGCGAACGTCTTAACCCGCCTGTTCTACGCCGAACAATTTGATGGCAAGCGCATGAAGGGACTCACGATCGTCGATCGATCGCAGCGCAACCTCAATCAAATTCTGGTGGCGGAGTCGGCGTTGTGGAATATTCAAGAAAATACTTGGGATTTCTTTAACGGTACGATTTATCTGGTTGCCCCCGATGGGTCGTATCGCAATATTGTCAAATTTGACCAGCAACAGTTGCAATTACCCCGCGCCCCCCTAGACTTAGCAGCCAGAGGGCGGGATTATGGGGAAATGAATATTGCCCAATCGCTGGACTATCTGCAAGTGATCCGGCTCAGTGGCGATGATAAGAAGATCCGCAAGCTGAAAATCCGCATTCAACAACGCTTTGCTTTACCGTTTGCTTGTTTGGCCTTTGGGTTAATGGGGGCGGCTTTGGGGGTACGCCCGCAGCGCACAAACCGCACCACGGGCTTTGGCATTAGCGTTCTGGTGGTCTTTTTCTACTATCTATTAATGTCAATTGGCGATGCCTTGGGTTTAACTGGGGCCATTACGCCCTGGATGGGGGCTTGGTTGCCCACCGGGACAGGTTTAGGTATTGGTTTATTTCTGCTGTGGCGGATCGCCCGCTAG
- the lptB gene encoding LPS export ABC transporter ATP-binding protein, translated as MKIVLENIHKSYGQRAIVQRVSLSVAQGEIVGLLGPNGAGKTTTFYITTGLEKPDEGKVWLDNVDITALSMHRRARLGIGYLAQEPSIFRHLSVQQNILLVLEQTHVPRREWRGRLQNLLKEFRLEKVAQTPGIKVSGGERRRTELARSLAVGTDGPKFLLLDEPFAGVDPIAVAEIQETISRLRDREIGILITDHNVRETLAITDRAYIMRDGQILASGSSEELYENPLVRQYYLGDNFQR; from the coding sequence GTGAAAATTGTATTGGAAAACATTCATAAATCCTACGGACAACGAGCAATTGTCCAACGCGTCAGCTTATCGGTGGCTCAAGGAGAAATCGTCGGGTTACTAGGTCCCAACGGAGCCGGAAAAACGACGACCTTTTATATCACCACAGGCTTAGAAAAACCCGACGAAGGCAAAGTTTGGCTTGATAACGTCGATATTACCGCCTTATCCATGCATCGCCGCGCCCGTCTCGGCATCGGCTACCTCGCGCAAGAACCCAGTATTTTTCGACATTTGAGCGTCCAACAAAATATCCTGCTGGTGCTAGAACAAACCCACGTCCCCCGTCGAGAATGGCGAGGACGACTCCAGAACCTGCTCAAAGAATTTCGCCTGGAAAAAGTCGCCCAGACTCCCGGTATCAAAGTTTCTGGGGGAGAAAGACGGCGAACCGAACTCGCGCGATCGCTCGCAGTGGGCACAGACGGCCCCAAATTCCTATTATTAGATGAACCCTTTGCGGGAGTCGATCCGATCGCCGTTGCCGAAATTCAAGAAACCATCTCGCGCCTGCGCGATCGCGAAATTGGCATTCTGATCACCGATCACAACGTTCGCGAAACCCTAGCCATCACCGATCGCGCCTACATCATGCGCGACGGACAAATTCTCGCTTCCGGTAGCAGCGAAGAACTTTACGAAAACCCGCTCGTGCGTCAATACTACTTGGGAGATAACTTTCAACGTTAA
- a CDS encoding LptA/OstA family protein: protein MFSAPRLLQLRIALALMLPISITGAIAIPAFSQNAVPPGQGRSLTLRSDIQEANSQTGIVTARGNVQIYYPARQIQATAAQAQYFSRERRIVLSGNVYVLQQGNSLRGETITYLIDEGRFVALPQAERQVEAIYIIPDPEAPPESPASLPRTPNL, encoded by the coding sequence ATGTTCTCTGCTCCTCGCTTACTTCAGCTTCGGATCGCCCTCGCCTTAATGCTACCCATCAGCATTACAGGAGCGATCGCCATTCCCGCATTTTCGCAAAACGCCGTCCCACCTGGCCAGGGACGCTCCCTCACCTTGCGATCCGACATCCAAGAAGCCAACTCGCAAACCGGGATAGTCACCGCACGCGGTAACGTGCAAATATACTACCCCGCCCGCCAAATTCAAGCCACCGCCGCTCAAGCGCAGTATTTCAGCCGCGAACGTCGGATCGTCCTCAGCGGTAACGTCTACGTCCTCCAGCAAGGAAACAGCCTCAGAGGAGAAACCATCACCTACCTGATCGACGAGGGACGGTTTGTGGCGCTTCCCCAAGCCGAACGCCAAGTAGAAGCCATCTACATTATTCCCGATCCCGAAGCTCCCCCCGAATCTCCCGCCAGCCTACCGCGTACCCCTAACCTCTAG
- a CDS encoding Calx-beta domain-containing protein gives MIISGMETLSSNLNESSYLSKSPDVNSVVDSESQQTFRQLGTLETQNASFGIDNVYLLSIDADTFSGSPDNDWIIGLSGDDVIWGLQGNDRLLGNQGNDTLHGNEGDDTIHGGKGDDSIRGGKGNDLLLGDLGDDTLWGDRGSNTLQGGEGSDVFVLTKGFGSSTLNEADFILDFGRDRNFIGLVNGLTYEALNIFQGTQDYSSDTIIQERETGEYLAVIKGILSQTLTATDFITLDSPSSPPEIIPDGAGNTLDLARDIGYLTEEKTFSDFVGDLDLDDYYQFSLESEGEFRATLEGLSANADLHLLDGQGNLLYASTNSGNIAEFIERTLPPGDYYLRVFPQEAGENTTYTLTLSSNGITPEPTPTPEPTPVPTPLPEPTPTPEPTPVPTPTPEPTPTPEPTPVPTPLPEPTPTPEPTPVPTPTPEPTPVPTPTPEPTPIPGTLSFSAPNFSVNENGSAIAAVTVRRTGGGEGAVSAIINLSDGTATAPADYLNTPITVTFGDGDITPKTIAVPIIDDTLVEGNETVNLTLGDVTGGATLGSQNTATLTIVDNDVADGFSLLRGTYVGTSGEDEATAVELSVTGDIVVLGNLNGVARLQRYSTSAGTDPLSDTPLGGQANDMDVSRNNGQIATVGDFGIKVFASDGVTSLWSKSGNFDRVAIANNGLVATLESNARRVTLWDATGTEIASQVLDNSDRRFADITLTPEGDRLYVTGHRQAYYNGSGLQMPLLYAYDTANLETRLWSTWGGSVNTVGGLGLTSDSRGRRVTIGKDGGLYVLGWTDGGATLFKQDGLNMTTPLGSRLVQQDNYNSFAGAGSGSFTFFAKIDPNTGNVERGQFVVTQGDPPVNNARSFNPISIAADEAGNVYIGGNASGQLKNRNTQTINGELVGSYTSGEMSILAVDANFQRKYWLPLTQSGDTDGARGDINGFAVGNGTAAIFATVTQPNVATLSGEVNSTQLGGRDAYLAVWNA, from the coding sequence ATGATTATTTCAGGAATGGAAACTCTTTCTTCTAACCTTAATGAATCATCATATCTCAGTAAATCTCCTGATGTCAATTCAGTTGTAGATTCTGAGAGTCAGCAAACTTTTAGACAGTTAGGAACCTTAGAAACTCAGAACGCCAGTTTCGGGATAGATAATGTTTATTTGTTGAGTATTGACGCCGACACCTTTAGCGGAAGTCCAGACAACGACTGGATTATCGGCTTAAGTGGGGATGATGTAATTTGGGGGTTGCAGGGAAACGATCGCCTTTTAGGAAATCAAGGAAATGACACCCTACATGGCAATGAAGGGGACGATACAATTCACGGCGGGAAAGGGGATGATAGCATCCGAGGCGGTAAAGGCAATGACCTATTATTGGGCGATTTAGGCGATGATACTCTTTGGGGCGATCGCGGTTCCAATACCCTGCAAGGCGGTGAAGGTAGCGATGTTTTTGTTTTAACGAAAGGTTTCGGTAGTTCTACGCTAAACGAAGCCGATTTTATTCTAGATTTTGGGCGCGATCGCAATTTTATTGGCTTAGTCAATGGCTTAACCTATGAAGCCTTGAATATTTTCCAAGGAACCCAAGACTATAGCAGCGATACCATCATTCAGGAACGCGAAACCGGAGAATATTTAGCAGTCATCAAAGGAATTCTCAGCCAGACGCTAACAGCAACCGATTTTATTACCTTAGATTCTCCTAGTTCTCCACCCGAAATTATTCCAGATGGCGCGGGTAATACCTTAGATCTCGCCAGAGATATTGGCTATCTTACCGAAGAAAAAACTTTCAGCGACTTTGTTGGCGATCTCGATCTCGATGATTATTATCAATTTAGCCTAGAGTCAGAAGGAGAGTTTAGAGCAACTCTAGAAGGCTTATCTGCTAATGCCGATCTACATCTATTAGACGGCCAGGGTAATTTACTTTATGCTTCTACCAATTCGGGTAATATTGCTGAGTTCATTGAAAGAACTTTACCGCCAGGAGATTATTACCTGCGCGTCTTTCCCCAAGAGGCGGGTGAAAATACCACCTACACGCTGACGCTATCCTCAAACGGAATAACACCAGAACCGACACCAACCCCGGAACCGACTCCTGTTCCCACGCCATTACCGGAACCAACGCCTACACCAGAACCGACTCCTGTTCCGACACCAACACCGGAACCGACACCTACACCAGAACCGACTCCTGTTCCCACGCCATTACCGGAACCAACGCCTACACCAGAACCGACTCCTGTTCCGACACCAACACCGGAACCGACTCCTGTTCCCACGCCAACTCCAGAACCGACCCCTATTCCAGGTACACTCAGCTTTAGCGCGCCTAACTTTAGTGTCAACGAAAATGGAAGCGCGATCGCAGCCGTAACCGTTAGGCGAACGGGGGGAGGCGAAGGCGCAGTTAGTGCCATCATTAACCTATCTGATGGAACGGCAACTGCACCCGCAGATTATCTCAATACTCCCATTACCGTCACCTTTGGCGATGGGGATATCACTCCCAAAACGATCGCTGTTCCCATTATTGATGACACCCTCGTTGAAGGGAACGAAACCGTTAATTTAACATTAGGCGATGTGACCGGAGGCGCAACCCTCGGTTCGCAAAATACCGCAACTTTAACCATTGTCGATAATGATGTCGCCGACGGGTTCAGCTTGCTGCGAGGAACTTATGTTGGTACTTCTGGGGAGGATGAAGCAACCGCCGTTGAACTTTCTGTGACTGGCGATATTGTGGTTTTGGGAAATTTGAATGGCGTAGCGAGACTGCAACGCTATAGTACCAGTGCAGGTACCGATCCGCTTTCCGATACACCCCTTGGCGGTCAGGCTAACGATATGGATGTTAGCCGTAATAACGGTCAAATTGCTACCGTAGGCGATTTTGGGATTAAAGTATTTGCTAGCGATGGCGTGACTTCTTTATGGTCAAAGTCGGGTAATTTTGACCGAGTGGCGATCGCCAATAACGGTCTTGTCGCTACGCTAGAAAGTAACGCGCGCAGAGTCACCCTTTGGGATGCAACGGGAACCGAAATTGCTTCTCAAGTGTTGGATAATAGCGATCGCCGTTTTGCTGATATTACCTTAACTCCAGAAGGCGATCGCCTCTACGTCACCGGACATCGCCAAGCTTACTACAACGGTAGCGGTCTGCAAATGCCCCTACTTTATGCTTACGATACCGCAAACTTAGAGACCCGTCTGTGGTCTACGTGGGGCGGATCGGTAAATACTGTGGGTGGGTTAGGATTAACTTCAGACTCTCGCGGACGCCGAGTCACCATCGGGAAAGATGGCGGACTGTATGTTCTAGGTTGGACAGATGGCGGCGCAACCCTATTTAAGCAAGATGGTCTGAACATGACCACCCCACTTGGCAGTCGCTTGGTTCAACAGGACAATTACAACAGTTTTGCAGGCGCAGGGAGTGGTTCATTTACCTTCTTTGCCAAAATTGACCCTAACACCGGAAACGTCGAACGCGGTCAATTTGTTGTCACCCAAGGCGATCCTCCGGTCAATAATGCCAGAAGTTTTAACCCCATTTCCATCGCCGCTGATGAAGCCGGAAATGTCTATATTGGCGGTAATGCTAGCGGTCAACTCAAAAACCGCAATACTCAGACCATTAATGGCGAACTGGTGGGAAGCTATACCAGTGGGGAAATGTCTATTTTGGCAGTCGATGCCAATTTCCAGCGTAAATACTGGTTGCCGCTAACGCAATCAGGCGATACGGATGGCGCGAGGGGTGACATTAATGGTTTTGCAGTGGGGAATGGTACAGCCGCCATTTTTGCCACAGTCACTCAACCCAATGTTGCGACCCTTTCGGGGGAAGTCAATTCTACACAGTTAGGGGGTAGGGACGCTTATTTAGCGGTTTGGAACGCCTAA
- the trpA gene encoding tryptophan synthase subunit alpha, producing MMAISRCFESLRSRSQPALIPFITAGDPDLATTAKALQVLDENGADLIELGVPYSDPLADGPVIQAAATRALAKGVKLDAVLELVSQVSPKLRSPIILFTYYNPIINRGIPTFLQQISQAGVSGLVVPDLPLEESEYLLQEAEKVGIEVILLVAPTSSSDRIAAIAKQSQGFIYLVSVTGVTGMRSQLATRVPELLTQLRQMTDKPIGVGFGISSPEQARQMIEWGADAAIVGSAFVKRLNTDNPESGLADIGQFCRDLKAAIEKPVTSNLG from the coding sequence ATGATGGCCATTTCTCGCTGTTTTGAGTCTTTACGATCGCGATCGCAACCTGCGCTAATTCCCTTCATTACCGCAGGCGATCCGGACTTAGCTACCACGGCTAAGGCTTTACAGGTTCTCGATGAGAATGGCGCAGACTTGATTGAATTAGGGGTTCCCTATTCCGATCCGCTAGCGGATGGACCGGTGATTCAAGCGGCAGCAACGCGGGCTTTAGCCAAAGGTGTTAAACTCGATGCGGTATTGGAGTTGGTTTCGCAAGTTAGCCCAAAATTGCGATCGCCAATTATCCTATTTACTTATTACAACCCGATCATCAACCGGGGAATCCCCACCTTTTTGCAACAAATTTCCCAAGCCGGAGTCAGCGGCTTAGTGGTTCCTGACTTACCCCTAGAAGAATCTGAGTATTTACTCCAAGAAGCTGAAAAAGTAGGGATTGAGGTGATTTTACTGGTTGCGCCAACCAGTTCTAGCGATCGCATTGCGGCTATTGCGAAACAGTCTCAAGGCTTTATTTACTTAGTTAGCGTTACCGGAGTGACCGGAATGCGATCGCAACTAGCAACCCGCGTTCCCGAACTTCTCACCCAACTGCGCCAAATGACGGATAAACCCATCGGCGTTGGTTTTGGCATCTCTAGCCCCGAACAAGCCCGTCAAATGATAGAGTGGGGGGCAGATGCAGCGATTGTGGGGAGTGCTTTTGTGAAGCGGTTGAATACCGACAACCCCGAAAGCGGTTTAGCCGATATCGGTCAATTTTGCCGGGATCTCAAAGCCGCAATTGAAAAACCTGTCACCTCTAATCTGGGGTAA
- a CDS encoding DUF3007 family protein, translated as MRRIDVLGVGLAVLLGGGLVYGLLQAFGLDSIQSGIWTQALLVGGLAVWILSYLFRVVNHKMTYSQQVQDYKDAVLQKRLEELTPEELAKLQAEIEQENQPSSDRDRQETSTP; from the coding sequence ATGCGACGAATTGATGTTTTAGGCGTTGGTCTAGCTGTGTTATTGGGGGGAGGACTGGTTTACGGACTGTTGCAAGCCTTTGGACTAGACTCCATTCAATCAGGAATTTGGACGCAAGCCTTACTGGTTGGTGGGTTGGCTGTCTGGATTTTGTCTTACCTGTTCCGCGTGGTTAACCACAAGATGACCTATAGCCAACAGGTGCAAGATTATAAGGATGCGGTTTTGCAGAAACGTTTGGAAGAACTGACGCCAGAGGAATTGGCGAAACTTCAGGCGGAAATTGAACAGGAAAACCAGCCTTCCTCCGATCGCGATCGCCAAGAGACCAGTACCCCTTAA
- the ndhL gene encoding NAD(P)H-quinone oxidoreductase subunit L — translation MVKVHYNRATNQAMEVLLLYAVLAGAYLLVLPLATFFYLNLRWYNCYAWERVFMYFLVFLFFPGLLALSPFLNFRPQRRQIET, via the coding sequence ATGGTTAAAGTTCATTACAACCGCGCGACCAACCAAGCTATGGAAGTTTTGCTACTGTACGCTGTTCTAGCAGGGGCCTATCTTCTGGTTTTGCCTTTGGCGACCTTCTTTTATCTCAATCTCCGCTGGTACAACTGCTACGCCTGGGAACGGGTGTTTATGTACTTCTTAGTGTTTCTGTTCTTCCCCGGTTTGCTGGCGCTGTCGCCGTTTTTGAACTTCCGACCCCAGCGACGCCAAATTGAGACTTAA